DNA sequence from the Pedobacter schmidteae genome:
ACTTTAGAAGTTTTGTTCGTTAATGTGAAACTTTTCGTACAGAATTCTTTAACTGGCAATGTCCCTCAACATTGTCAGTTTTTTTTTTGATGTTTTGGTTAGTAAAATTCTCTTCTTTTCATTGGCTGGTTTGGTTTAAGTTTTTAGTTTGAGTTGATGGTCTTTATTCTTTGACAGAGATGATTATTTTAGTGCCTTTTATCTGATAGCGGGCTTTGATCGATTCGCATAAGAAATCTAACTGGTTGTATAGGTTTTGTCCCGATAAATCGCCTGTAAATGTGTAATTGTACAATTCCTTATCCTCTACCACAAATGCTATCCCATAAGTTTTTTGTAGCTGATCCAGCACTTCTGCCACAGGTGTATCGTTAAACGAGCAATCATCCTTTACGGCTGTCCGGTCTTTATCTAAATCAATCGGTATTGGCTGCTCAACCAGGCTGGTTGCAAAAGTGTTTTTGGCAGCATTGTAAACCGTTTTCTGGTTTGGTGTCAGCACTACTCCATTAGTCGGGCTCAGCGGATTGCGGGCATCAAAACCACCTCCCTCGGTGCTTGGAGAAACCACTACTTTGCCTGTCCTTACGATAACCTCAGTTTCATATACATCCGATCCTGCTTTTACCGTAAAGCTGGTGCCAAGCACCCGCGTCACTACGTTTCTATTGTATACCAGAAAAGGCCTGGATGGATTTTTGCTGATCTGAAAAAAACCTTCCCCTTCCAGGGTAACTTCACGGCGGTCCTTTAAGAAATGTTCAGGATACTTCAGGGTCGCCTTTGGTTGAAGGACAACCTGACTGCCATCTTCCAACTTAATCTCAACCGGCTTAAGACCATTATTTTTATATTGCTTTACAAGGCTGGCATTGGCTGGCACTATAAAATCAGATTTATTATTTTCAGCAAGAAAAAACTGATAACCGGCAATCAATACAAAGCCTGCAATTACTGCAGCCGCTGCAACTCTAAAAACAGGGAAACGTTTGATCGCCGGTTGAGTCGGATGAACAACTTTTTCCGGTTCATCGGCAACAACGTCCTCATTTATCCTGTCCCACAGTTTCTGCTCCAGCTCATTTATTTCTGTCGCAGCCGGGGCTTTCCCCTCCTGTTTGTCCAGCAATCCATACCATTTCTCAACAATTTCTTTTTCTTCATCCGTACACCTGTTCTGCAGGTATTTTTCTAATAGTAGATGAAAGGCTTCTCTGCTCATTTTTATCGCTTTTACACTATAAGTAAGCTAAGTAGCCTGTACCCCTAAAAAAAATAAAAAAAATGTTCTTATGCAAAAAACACCAGGGTGGCGAGCAAAAACAAATACTCCTTAAGGTAAAAACGAATGGACTTTAATGATTGCGTAATGTGATATTCAACGGCTTTTTCAGAGATATTCAATTGCTGGGAAATATCTTTTACCGAACGGTGTTCCATGCGGCTCATCCTAAATAC
Encoded proteins:
- a CDS encoding FecR family protein, translated to MSREAFHLLLEKYLQNRCTDEEKEIVEKWYGLLDKQEGKAPAATEINELEQKLWDRINEDVVADEPEKVVHPTQPAIKRFPVFRVAAAAVIAGFVLIAGYQFFLAENNKSDFIVPANASLVKQYKNNGLKPVEIKLEDGSQVVLQPKATLKYPEHFLKDRREVTLEGEGFFQISKNPSRPFLVYNRNVVTRVLGTSFTVKAGSDVYETEVIVRTGKVVVSPSTEGGGFDARNPLSPTNGVVLTPNQKTVYNAAKNTFATSLVEQPIPIDLDKDRTAVKDDCSFNDTPVAEVLDQLQKTYGIAFVVEDKELYNYTFTGDLSGQNLYNQLDFLCESIKARYQIKGTKIIISVKE